In Dama dama isolate Ldn47 chromosome X, ASM3311817v1, whole genome shotgun sequence, one genomic interval encodes:
- the SCML1 gene encoding sex comb on midleg-like protein 1 isoform X4 encodes MSSGSSEVDVETAASETSYNEEEQGTIQDIFIHCQAIYDAIQDLDKKFDIIHGKVSKIHRYRCRMKSMWQSRKLHGHRYKKYNCQHSRKSKCLKRKRRDLTSSLSLTESYSPTIPVSRQDNDSQSNTSGIPIESQKSPEREQESFIQDQEPDRNPSPGIPAIFTQPYEPYEYTQEESRQVPSYYDSPRAHSTTNFFTPNQATVIPTASILTQMEPEPIPTPDVVTYPPLFDTQPSRRNSSPPYTPNTYAPTSPVRNRPDFFRENFPEDPSTWSVDEVITFLQDVDPLILDPLVDLFRKHGIDGKALLLLKSDMMIKYMGLKLGTALKVCHYVERLKEGRYIYNL; translated from the exons GCCATCTATGATGCTATTCAAGACCTGGATAAGAAGTTTGATATTATTCAtggaaaggtttcaaaaattcacCGTTACCGTTGCCGTATGAAGTCAATGTGGCAAAGCCGT AAACTACATGGACATAGATATAAAAAGTATAATTGCCAGCATTCTAGAAAGAGCAAATGcctgaaaaggaagagaagggaccTTACCTCTTCATTATCTCTCACTGAAAGTTATAGCCCCACTATACCAGTAAGCAGGCAGGATAATGATTCCCAGAGCAACACTTCGGGAATACCTATCGAGTCCCAGAAGTCCCCAGAGCGGGAGCAGGAGTCATTCATCCAGGATCAGGAGCCAGATCGCAACCCGAGCCCAGGGATCCCTGCCATCTTCACACAACCCTATGAGCCATACGAATACACGCAGGAGGAATCCAGGCAGGTCCCTTCTTACTACGACAGCCCACGGGCCCACAGCACCACCAATTTCTTCACACCGAACCAGGCCACTGTAATTCCAACTGCATCCATACTGACCCAGATGGAACCTGAACCAATACCTACCCCTGATGTTGTGACCTATCCACCTTTATTTGATACCCAGCCCTCCAGGCGTAATAGCTCACCTCCCTACACGCCGAACACTTATG CTCCAACTTCACCAGTTAGAAATCGCCCGGATTTCTTCAGAGAAAACTTCCCTGAGGACCCCTCAACCTGGTCCGTGGATGAAGTGATCACGTTTCTGCAAGATGTAGATCCTCTGATACTCGATCCCCTGGTTGACCTCTTCAGGAAACAT GGCATTGATGGGAAAGCTCTGCTACTGCTCAAGAGTGACATGATGATAAAGTACATGGGGCTTAAGCTGGGGACAGCCTTGAAGGTGTGCCACTACGTCGAAAGGCTTAAAGAAGGAAGATACATCTACAATTTATAA